From a single Rosa rugosa chromosome 7, drRosRugo1.1, whole genome shotgun sequence genomic region:
- the LOC133721297 gene encoding UDP-glycosyltransferase 73C6-like — protein sequence MASQEHHQLHFVLVPFMAQGHMIPMFDIGRLLAQQGMMVTIVTTPLNAARYQPALTRAIESGLQIRLIQLQFPTRKVGLPDGCENIDMLPSQELGLSFFNATEGLQQPLEELFQELTPRPNCIISDMCLPWTINVARKFHIPRISFIGTSCICLLCIHNMLISRVFEKITSPFEYFVVPDFPDRVEITKAQLPQNMTPVLTDLFEKTSAAERETYGVIMNTFEELEPAYAKGYKKARKDKVWCIGPVSLCNKDDLDMAQRGNKTTIDENQCLKWLDSWGPSTVLYACLGSLCNLTDEQLIELGLGLEASNRPFVWVVRGGVQSEPMEKLFKENGFEERTKERSLLIRGWAPQTLILSHPSVGGFLTHCGWNSILEGVCAGLPMITLPLFGDQFLNEKLIGQILNISVKVGGDDPITLREEEKNRVLVRKENVKNAIEELMNGEDSKGRKGRARELAEMAKRAVEKGGSSHLDIALLIQDILQQGNCIERS from the coding sequence ATGGCTTCTCAAGAGCATCATCAGCTTCACTTCGTATTGGTTCCTTTCATGGCTCAAGGCCACATGATCCCTATGTTTGACATTGGTAGACTATTGGCACAACAAGGCATGATGGTCACCATAGTCACCACACCGCTTAACGCAGCCCGTTATCAGCCAGCACTCACTCGGGCCATAGAATCCGGGCTCCAAATCCGGTTAATCCAACTGCAATTTCCAACTAGAAAAGTAGGGTTGCCTGATGGGTGTGAGAACATTGACATGCTACCTTCACAAGAACTGGGGTTGAGTTTCTTTAATGCAACCGAGGGGCTACAGCAACCGCTGGAGGAATTGTTTCAAGAGCTAACCCCCAGGCCAAATTGCATAATCTCAGACATGTGTTTGCCATGGACAATCAACGTAGCTCGAAAGTTTCACATTCCAAGAATATCTTTCATTGGAACCAGTTGCATTTGTCTTCTATGCATTCATAATATGCTCATATCCAGGGTTTTTGAGAAAATAACCTCTCCATTCGAGTACTTTGTTGTGCCTGACTTCCCTGATCGGGTTGAGATAACAAAAGCTCAGCTGCCACAAAATATGACACCAGTGTTGACAGATCTTTTTGAAAAAACTTCAGCAGCTGAGAGGGAGACATATGGGGTAATTATGAATACATTTGAAGAGTTGGAGCCGGCATATGCTAAAGGATACAAGAAGGCAAGAAAGGATAAAGTATGGTGTATTGGTCCGGTTTCACTGTGCAACAAAGACGATTTAGATATGGCACAAAGGGGTAACAAGACCACAATTGATGAAAACCAGTGCTTGAAGTGGCTTGATTCCTGGGGACCAAGTACTGTACTATATGCTTGCCTTGGAAGTTTATGCAATCTCACAGATGAGCAACTGATAGAACTTGGACTGGGATTAGAGGCATCGAACAGACCTTTTGTGTGGGTTGTAAGGGGTGGTGTTCAATCAGAGCCTATGGAAAAGTTGTTTAAAGAAAATGGATTTGAGGAAAGGACCAAAGAAAGGAGCCTTTTGATTCGGGGTTGGGCACCGCAAACACTGATACTATCACACCCTTCAGTTGGTGGGTTCCTAACACATTGTGGCTGGAATTCCATATTAGAAGGTGTATGTGCTGGGTTGCCTATGATCACATTGCCACTGTTTGGAGACCAATTTCTTAATGAGAAATTAATTGGACAGATTCTAAACATTTCTGTGAAGGTTGGAGGGGATGATCCAATAACATtgagggaggaggagaagaataGGGTGTTGGTGAGAAAGGAAAATGTGAAGAATGCGATAGAGGAGTTGATGAATGGAGAAGATAGCAAAGGGAGAAAAGGAAGAGCCAGGGAGCTTGCCGAGATGGCAAAGAGAGCGGTAGAAAAAGGAGGTTCTTCACACCTTGACATTGCACTGCTAATCCAAGATATTCTGCAACAAGGAAATTGCATAGAGAGGAGCTAA